One window of the Etheostoma spectabile isolate EspeVRDwgs_2016 chromosome 16, UIUC_Espe_1.0, whole genome shotgun sequence genome contains the following:
- the LOC116704788 gene encoding mucin-2 isoform X4 codes for MVSKEPNHLLTGQTNGKSTLGDKLPGTMTVRSVLLNRDSPDIESRLKRRRNRTHQVRFKDLEDGSSSSGNSGTGENNSHQKPATNSDSPHPQRKHSSRSPKPWTDRDGPQIQSLPGQTSVVGAVRGDMASTIEVVAAFLARAPPHPLTPGPTRRCWAPPQTNSLTLPMTRRPSTSTSTAIQTSPCLKKPQSLSSTHTRSHSIGDSVGMDGDDEHDSQDEYLAHNHVLVPRSKDQNGPPGPGDPTVVERRSKASKTDIKSAVSVVKSFRHSCPPSVLPNTEPFHCSSMSCRDGAKRQGSSTPSVVRRRKRLNRTTSDPGKEVHFCTTLTQTESPSPSLPPSNTKLCTTLVQTESPFPHQNSKYCTTQSQTESQHISLPLDNKQCTTPIQISNSRPTLPPNAEQCTTKKKTDSPCHFVTPNHEPCTTQTQTCRLCASPPLTISLSAMQIQSESPVSPTVTQDPPTTQITTVPYCSSDPPTSAPKQTPEHCAKPPSSSPTKPVCTTPPPPIALPIPCSTSAFTVVQHPIPYYTVVSPPTTPSTAVVCSSPSSTAPSCTTQICTSPISNIVSSAPLTSSTPTATVTPNITPFDPISHPTTAPNVTHQPPHNASNATPPTNLTPCTFVTQTALSCTSISYYSTTHSVSHHAPHPNSATPSYATLIQTVSHCNIPCQALQNTSSSITGITPYSSPVPKLKSCTSPPPLVKTYAPNLPNAQQCATPTKAVPLYSSTFRAAPPYTPPSQAPYNAQDKRGIRLPPPPPPPPPYTPRKKGSDPPGHVIRTPMLRADGMANNKDKDGKNEKKEDIKCTDSPKLCERASSLKHRAQTPPVAVMKGEKQSSSSSSSPAKACFKSSCLSSAQAQLGALHKMLCSGPNARPNTPNSQHPLPPNQQGCSGARGCCASGERSTAGPLTATQADTLRQVQEILGGLVSGARCKLDPSRVTEKLLGPNGPLHDIRNLQTQLHSLEGVLETSQNTIKVLLDVIQDLEKKEAERDGHSYRTGQDIENCGTCRDCACIIYSVEHDFRLQEGQVVRTWKVGDPPEGSPQTPTPQHSEPHQQDSPQPVRPPATNKKNRKKCFWFL; via the exons atGGTGAGCAAAGAGCCCAACCACTTGCTTACAGGCCAAACCAATGGCAAGAGCACCTTGGGGGACAAGTTGCCTGGGACAATGACTGTGCGCTCTGTGCTCCTCAATCGAGACTCTCCAGATATTGAGAGCCGCCTCAAGCGCCGCCGCAACCGCACCCACCAGGTACGCTTTAAAGACCTGGAggatggcagcagcagcagtggcaaCAGTGGAACAGGAGAAAACAATAGCCATCAGAAGCCTGCCACAAATAGTGACAGTCCACATCCTCAACgcaaacacagcagcaggtccCCCAAGCCATGGACTGACAGGGATGGACCACAGATTCAGAGTTTACCTGGCCAAACCTCTGTGGTGGGGGCTGTGCGTGGGGACATGGCAAGTACTATAGAGGTAGTGGCTGCTTTCTTAGCCAGGGCCCCTCCTCATCCATTGACACCGGGCCCTACACGTCGATGCTGGGCACCACCACAGACTAACTCCCTAACGTTGCCAATGACACGCAGGCCCAGTACGAGCACCAGCACAGCCATCCAGACCTCCCCATGCCTTAAAAAGCCCCAGTCCCTCTCTTCCACCCACACACGTAGCCACAGCATCGGGGACTCAGTGGGCATGGATGGGGATGATGAGCATGACTCCCAAGATGAATACCTTGCGCACAACCATGTGTTGGTGCCTAGGTCCAAGGATCAAAATGGTCCTCCTGGGCCTGGGGATCCAACTGTGGTGGAACGGAGGTCTAAAGCCTCCAAGACAGacatcaaatcagctgttagTGTGGTTAAAAGCTTCAGGCACAGCTGCCCCCCTTCAGTGCTTCCCAACACTGAGCCATTTCACTGTTCCTCTATGTCTTGTCGAGATGGCGCCAAGCGTCAGGGAAGCAGCACTCCCTCAGTAGTCAGGAGGAGAAAGCGGCTGAATAGGACAACAAGTGATCCTGGAAAGGAAGTGCACTTTTGCACCACTCTCACTCAGACTGAAAGCCCCAGTCCATCCCTGCCACCCTCAAATACCAAACTCTGTACCACTCTAGTTCAAACTGAGAGCCCTTTCCCACATCAAAATTCAAAGTATTGTACCACCCAAAGTCAAACTGAGAGCCAACATATATCTCTACCTTTGGATAACAAACAATGCACAACTCCAATTCAAATCTCCAACTCTCGCCCAACCCTACCTCCAAATGCGGAACAgtgcaccactaaaaaaaaaacagactcgCCTTGTCACTTTGTCACTCCAAATCATGAACCGTGCACTACCCAGACACAAACTTGCAGGCTCTGTGCTTCCCCACCTCTGACGATATCACTGAGTGCAATGCAAATTCAATCGGAGAGTCCTGTATCCCCAACTGTGACTCAAGACCCTCCCACCACCCAAATAACTACTGTGCCTTACTGTTCCTCTGACCCACCTACAAGTGCACCAAAACAGACCCCGGAACACTGCGCTAAACCACCTTCCTCCTCTCCAACCAAACCAGTTTGCACCACCCCACCTCCACCCATAGCACTGCCCATTCCTTGCTCCACTTCTGCATTTACTGTTGTCCAACACCCTATCCCCTATTATACCGTTGTGTCGCCACCAACAACCCCCAGCACAGCTGTTGTCTGCTCCAGTCCTTCCTCAACTGCACCATCATGCACCACCCAAATCTGCACCTCCCCTATCTCAAACATAGTATCATCAGCTCCCCTAACCTCTTCCACCCCTACAGCGACTGTAACCCCCAATATAACTCCCTTTGACCCCATTAGCCATCCAACCACTGCCCCAAACGTAACACATCAGCCACCACACAATGCATCAAATGCTACACCTCCTACAAATTTAACACCATGCACATTTGTAACTCAAACTGCCCTGTCATGCACCTCCATATCATATTACTCTACTACACATTCGGTTAGTCACCATGCCCCTCACCCTAATTCTGCAACACCTTCTTATGCCACTCTCATACAAACTGTGTCTCATTGCAACATTCCATGTCAAGCTCTGCAAAATACCTCTTCTTCCATCACAGGCATAACCCCCTACTCCTCTCCAGTCCCCAAATTAAAATCTTGCACTTCTCCGCCtccacttgtgaaaacatatgCACCCAATCTTCCTAATGCACAACAATGTGCTACACCAACTAAAGCTGTTCCTCTTTATTCTTCCACATTTCGTGCTGCACCACCTTATACGCCCCCCTCTCAGGCGCCCTACAACGCTCAGGATAAGAGGGGCATTCGACTTCCACCTCCTCCCCCGCCACCTCCACCTTACACTCCACGCAAAAAGGGAAGTGATCCACCAGGTCATGTAATCCGAACACCCATGCTCAGGGCAGACGGCATGGCCAACAACAAAGATAAAGatgggaaaaatgaaaaaaaagaagatataaaaTGCACAGACTCACCCAAGCTCTGTGAGAGAGCCAGCTCTCTGAAGCACAGAGCTCAAACTCCGCCAGTTGCTgtgatgaagggagagaagcagtcctcctcatcctcctcctctcctgccAAGGCCTGTTTTAAGTCCAGCTGTCTCAGCTCAGCCCAGGCTCAGCTTGGGGCACTACACAAAATGCTCTGCTCAGGACCCAATGCCAGGCCCAACACCCCCAACAGCCAACATCCTCTCCCTCCAAACCAGCAGGGTTGCTCTGGAGCTAGGGGCTGCTGTGCTTCTGGTGAGCGGTCTACAGCTGGGCCCCTGACTGCCACCCAGGCTGACACACTAAGACAGGTCCAGGAAATTCTGGGAGGGTTGGTGTCTGGAGCCAGGTGTAAACTGGACCCATCCCGGGTAACAGAAAAGCTCCTGGGTCCAAATGGACCCCTGCATGACATCCGTAACCTGCAGACTCAGCTCCACAGCCTGGAGGGGGTACTGGAGACTAGCCAGAACACCATTAAGGTCCTGCTGGATGTCATTCAAGACCTTGAGAAGAAGGAAGCTGAGAGAGACGG ACATTCATACAGGACCGGACAGGACATTGAAAACTGTGGGACCTGCAGGGACTGTGCCTGCATCATCTACAG TGTAGAGCATGACTTTCGTCTGCAGGAAGGGCAAGTGGTACGGACATGGAAGGTGGGTGACCCTCCTGAGGGATCGCCTCAGACTCCCACTCCCCAGCACTCTGAACCCCACCAACAAGACTCCCCCCAGCCAGTGCGACCGCCTGCCACCAACAAGAAGAACAGGAAGAAATGTTTCTGGTTCCTCTGA
- the LOC116704788 gene encoding mucin-2 isoform X1: protein MVSKEPNHLLTGQTNGKSTLGDKLPGTMTVRSVLLNRDSPDIESRLKRRRNRTHQVRFKDLEDGSSSSGNSGTGENNSHQKPATNSDSPHPQRKHSSRSPKPWTDRDGPQIQSLPGQTSVVGAVRGDMASTIEVVAAFLARAPPHPLTPGPTRRCWAPPQTNSLTLPMTRRPSTSTSTAIQTSPCLKKPQSLSSTHTRSHSIGDSVGMDGDDEHDSQDEYLAHNHVLVPRSKDQNGPPGPGDPTVVERRSKASKTDIKSAVSVVKSFRHSCPPSVLPNTEPFHCSSMSCRDGAKRQGSSTPSVVRRRKRLNRTTSDPGKEVHFCTTLTQTESPSPSLPPSNTKLCTTLVQTESPFPHQNSKYCTTQSQTESQHISLPLDNKQCTTPIQISNSRPTLPPNAEQCTTKKKTDSPCHFVTPNHEPCTTQTQTCRLCASPPLTISLSAMQIQSESPVSPTVTQDPPTTQITTVPYCSSDPPTSAPKQTPEHCAKPPSSSPTKPVCTTPPPPIALPIPCSTSAFTVVQHPIPYYTVVSPPTTPSTAVVCSSPSSTAPSCTTQICTSPISNIVSSAPLTSSTPTATVTPNITPFDPISHPTTAPNVTHQPPHNASNATPPTNLTPCTFVTQTALSCTSISYYSTTHSVSHHAPHPNSATPSYATLIQTVSHCNIPCQALQNTSSSITGITPYSSPVPKLKSCTSPPPLVKTYAPNLPNAQQCATPTKAVPLYSSTFRAAPPYTPPSQAPYNAQDKRGIRLPPPPPPPPPYTPRKKGSDPPGHVIRTPMLRADGMANNKDKDGKNEKKEDIKCTDSPKLCERASSLKHRAQTPPVAVMKGEKQSSSSSSSPAKACFKSSCLSSAQAQLGALHKMLCSGPNARPNTPNSQHPLPPNQQGCSGARGCCASGERSTAGPLTATQADTLRQVQEILGGLVSGARCKLDPSRVTEKLLGPNGPLHDIRNLQTQLHSLEGVLETSQNTIKVLLDVIQDLEKKEAERDGRHSYRTGQDIENCGTCRDCACIIYRYVDGCVLIVEHDFRLQEGQVVRTWKVGDPPEGSPQTPTPQHSEPHQQDSPQPVRPPATNKKNRKKCFWFL, encoded by the exons atGGTGAGCAAAGAGCCCAACCACTTGCTTACAGGCCAAACCAATGGCAAGAGCACCTTGGGGGACAAGTTGCCTGGGACAATGACTGTGCGCTCTGTGCTCCTCAATCGAGACTCTCCAGATATTGAGAGCCGCCTCAAGCGCCGCCGCAACCGCACCCACCAGGTACGCTTTAAAGACCTGGAggatggcagcagcagcagtggcaaCAGTGGAACAGGAGAAAACAATAGCCATCAGAAGCCTGCCACAAATAGTGACAGTCCACATCCTCAACgcaaacacagcagcaggtccCCCAAGCCATGGACTGACAGGGATGGACCACAGATTCAGAGTTTACCTGGCCAAACCTCTGTGGTGGGGGCTGTGCGTGGGGACATGGCAAGTACTATAGAGGTAGTGGCTGCTTTCTTAGCCAGGGCCCCTCCTCATCCATTGACACCGGGCCCTACACGTCGATGCTGGGCACCACCACAGACTAACTCCCTAACGTTGCCAATGACACGCAGGCCCAGTACGAGCACCAGCACAGCCATCCAGACCTCCCCATGCCTTAAAAAGCCCCAGTCCCTCTCTTCCACCCACACACGTAGCCACAGCATCGGGGACTCAGTGGGCATGGATGGGGATGATGAGCATGACTCCCAAGATGAATACCTTGCGCACAACCATGTGTTGGTGCCTAGGTCCAAGGATCAAAATGGTCCTCCTGGGCCTGGGGATCCAACTGTGGTGGAACGGAGGTCTAAAGCCTCCAAGACAGacatcaaatcagctgttagTGTGGTTAAAAGCTTCAGGCACAGCTGCCCCCCTTCAGTGCTTCCCAACACTGAGCCATTTCACTGTTCCTCTATGTCTTGTCGAGATGGCGCCAAGCGTCAGGGAAGCAGCACTCCCTCAGTAGTCAGGAGGAGAAAGCGGCTGAATAGGACAACAAGTGATCCTGGAAAGGAAGTGCACTTTTGCACCACTCTCACTCAGACTGAAAGCCCCAGTCCATCCCTGCCACCCTCAAATACCAAACTCTGTACCACTCTAGTTCAAACTGAGAGCCCTTTCCCACATCAAAATTCAAAGTATTGTACCACCCAAAGTCAAACTGAGAGCCAACATATATCTCTACCTTTGGATAACAAACAATGCACAACTCCAATTCAAATCTCCAACTCTCGCCCAACCCTACCTCCAAATGCGGAACAgtgcaccactaaaaaaaaaacagactcgCCTTGTCACTTTGTCACTCCAAATCATGAACCGTGCACTACCCAGACACAAACTTGCAGGCTCTGTGCTTCCCCACCTCTGACGATATCACTGAGTGCAATGCAAATTCAATCGGAGAGTCCTGTATCCCCAACTGTGACTCAAGACCCTCCCACCACCCAAATAACTACTGTGCCTTACTGTTCCTCTGACCCACCTACAAGTGCACCAAAACAGACCCCGGAACACTGCGCTAAACCACCTTCCTCCTCTCCAACCAAACCAGTTTGCACCACCCCACCTCCACCCATAGCACTGCCCATTCCTTGCTCCACTTCTGCATTTACTGTTGTCCAACACCCTATCCCCTATTATACCGTTGTGTCGCCACCAACAACCCCCAGCACAGCTGTTGTCTGCTCCAGTCCTTCCTCAACTGCACCATCATGCACCACCCAAATCTGCACCTCCCCTATCTCAAACATAGTATCATCAGCTCCCCTAACCTCTTCCACCCCTACAGCGACTGTAACCCCCAATATAACTCCCTTTGACCCCATTAGCCATCCAACCACTGCCCCAAACGTAACACATCAGCCACCACACAATGCATCAAATGCTACACCTCCTACAAATTTAACACCATGCACATTTGTAACTCAAACTGCCCTGTCATGCACCTCCATATCATATTACTCTACTACACATTCGGTTAGTCACCATGCCCCTCACCCTAATTCTGCAACACCTTCTTATGCCACTCTCATACAAACTGTGTCTCATTGCAACATTCCATGTCAAGCTCTGCAAAATACCTCTTCTTCCATCACAGGCATAACCCCCTACTCCTCTCCAGTCCCCAAATTAAAATCTTGCACTTCTCCGCCtccacttgtgaaaacatatgCACCCAATCTTCCTAATGCACAACAATGTGCTACACCAACTAAAGCTGTTCCTCTTTATTCTTCCACATTTCGTGCTGCACCACCTTATACGCCCCCCTCTCAGGCGCCCTACAACGCTCAGGATAAGAGGGGCATTCGACTTCCACCTCCTCCCCCGCCACCTCCACCTTACACTCCACGCAAAAAGGGAAGTGATCCACCAGGTCATGTAATCCGAACACCCATGCTCAGGGCAGACGGCATGGCCAACAACAAAGATAAAGatgggaaaaatgaaaaaaaagaagatataaaaTGCACAGACTCACCCAAGCTCTGTGAGAGAGCCAGCTCTCTGAAGCACAGAGCTCAAACTCCGCCAGTTGCTgtgatgaagggagagaagcagtcctcctcatcctcctcctctcctgccAAGGCCTGTTTTAAGTCCAGCTGTCTCAGCTCAGCCCAGGCTCAGCTTGGGGCACTACACAAAATGCTCTGCTCAGGACCCAATGCCAGGCCCAACACCCCCAACAGCCAACATCCTCTCCCTCCAAACCAGCAGGGTTGCTCTGGAGCTAGGGGCTGCTGTGCTTCTGGTGAGCGGTCTACAGCTGGGCCCCTGACTGCCACCCAGGCTGACACACTAAGACAGGTCCAGGAAATTCTGGGAGGGTTGGTGTCTGGAGCCAGGTGTAAACTGGACCCATCCCGGGTAACAGAAAAGCTCCTGGGTCCAAATGGACCCCTGCATGACATCCGTAACCTGCAGACTCAGCTCCACAGCCTGGAGGGGGTACTGGAGACTAGCCAGAACACCATTAAGGTCCTGCTGGATGTCATTCAAGACCTTGAGAAGAAGGAAGCTGAGAGAGACGG AAGACATTCATACAGGACCGGACAGGACATTGAAAACTGTGGGACCTGCAGGGACTGTGCCTGCATCATCTACAGGTATGTGGATGGATGCGTCCTCAT TGTAGAGCATGACTTTCGTCTGCAGGAAGGGCAAGTGGTACGGACATGGAAGGTGGGTGACCCTCCTGAGGGATCGCCTCAGACTCCCACTCCCCAGCACTCTGAACCCCACCAACAAGACTCCCCCCAGCCAGTGCGACCGCCTGCCACCAACAAGAAGAACAGGAAGAAATGTTTCTGGTTCCTCTGA
- the LOC116704788 gene encoding mucin-2 isoform X3, whose amino-acid sequence MVSKEPNHLLTGQTNGKSTLGDKLPGTMTVRSVLLNRDSPDIESRLKRRRNRTHQVRFKDLEDGSSSSGNSGTGENNSHQKPATNSDSPHPQRKHSSRSPKPWTDRDGPQIQSLPGQTSVVGAVRGDMASTIEVVAAFLARAPPHPLTPGPTRRCWAPPQTNSLTLPMTRRPSTSTSTAIQTSPCLKKPQSLSSTHTRSHSIGDSVGMDGDDEHDSQDEYLAHNHVLVPRSKDQNGPPGPGDPTVVERRSKASKTDIKSAVSVVKSFRHSCPPSVLPNTEPFHCSSMSCRDGAKRQGSSTPSVVRRRKRLNRTTSDPGKEVHFCTTLTQTESPSPSLPPSNTKLCTTLVQTESPFPHQNSKYCTTQSQTESQHISLPLDNKQCTTPIQISNSRPTLPPNAEQCTTKKKTDSPCHFVTPNHEPCTTQTQTCRLCASPPLTISLSAMQIQSESPVSPTVTQDPPTTQITTVPYCSSDPPTSAPKQTPEHCAKPPSSSPTKPVCTTPPPPIALPIPCSTSAFTVVQHPIPYYTVVSPPTTPSTAVVCSSPSSTAPSCTTQICTSPISNIVSSAPLTSSTPTATVTPNITPFDPISHPTTAPNVTHQPPHNASNATPPTNLTPCTFVTQTALSCTSISYYSTTHSVSHHAPHPNSATPSYATLIQTVSHCNIPCQALQNTSSSITGITPYSSPVPKLKSCTSPPPLVKTYAPNLPNAQQCATPTKAVPLYSSTFRAAPPYTPPSQAPYNAQDKRGIRLPPPPPPPPPYTPRKKGSDPPGHVIRTPMLRADGMANNKDKDGKNEKKEDIKCTDSPKLCERASSLKHRAQTPPVAVMKGEKQSSSSSSSPAKACFKSSCLSSAQAQLGALHKMLCSGPNARPNTPNSQHPLPPNQQGCSGARGCCASGERSTAGPLTATQADTLRQVQEILGGLVSGARCKLDPSRVTEKLLGPNGPLHDIRNLQTQLHSLEGVLETSQNTIKVLLDVIQDLEKKEAERDGRHSYRTGQDIENCGTCRDCACIIYSVEHDFRLQEGQVVRTWKVGDPPEGSPQTPTPQHSEPHQQDSPQPVRPPATNKKNRKKCFWFL is encoded by the exons atGGTGAGCAAAGAGCCCAACCACTTGCTTACAGGCCAAACCAATGGCAAGAGCACCTTGGGGGACAAGTTGCCTGGGACAATGACTGTGCGCTCTGTGCTCCTCAATCGAGACTCTCCAGATATTGAGAGCCGCCTCAAGCGCCGCCGCAACCGCACCCACCAGGTACGCTTTAAAGACCTGGAggatggcagcagcagcagtggcaaCAGTGGAACAGGAGAAAACAATAGCCATCAGAAGCCTGCCACAAATAGTGACAGTCCACATCCTCAACgcaaacacagcagcaggtccCCCAAGCCATGGACTGACAGGGATGGACCACAGATTCAGAGTTTACCTGGCCAAACCTCTGTGGTGGGGGCTGTGCGTGGGGACATGGCAAGTACTATAGAGGTAGTGGCTGCTTTCTTAGCCAGGGCCCCTCCTCATCCATTGACACCGGGCCCTACACGTCGATGCTGGGCACCACCACAGACTAACTCCCTAACGTTGCCAATGACACGCAGGCCCAGTACGAGCACCAGCACAGCCATCCAGACCTCCCCATGCCTTAAAAAGCCCCAGTCCCTCTCTTCCACCCACACACGTAGCCACAGCATCGGGGACTCAGTGGGCATGGATGGGGATGATGAGCATGACTCCCAAGATGAATACCTTGCGCACAACCATGTGTTGGTGCCTAGGTCCAAGGATCAAAATGGTCCTCCTGGGCCTGGGGATCCAACTGTGGTGGAACGGAGGTCTAAAGCCTCCAAGACAGacatcaaatcagctgttagTGTGGTTAAAAGCTTCAGGCACAGCTGCCCCCCTTCAGTGCTTCCCAACACTGAGCCATTTCACTGTTCCTCTATGTCTTGTCGAGATGGCGCCAAGCGTCAGGGAAGCAGCACTCCCTCAGTAGTCAGGAGGAGAAAGCGGCTGAATAGGACAACAAGTGATCCTGGAAAGGAAGTGCACTTTTGCACCACTCTCACTCAGACTGAAAGCCCCAGTCCATCCCTGCCACCCTCAAATACCAAACTCTGTACCACTCTAGTTCAAACTGAGAGCCCTTTCCCACATCAAAATTCAAAGTATTGTACCACCCAAAGTCAAACTGAGAGCCAACATATATCTCTACCTTTGGATAACAAACAATGCACAACTCCAATTCAAATCTCCAACTCTCGCCCAACCCTACCTCCAAATGCGGAACAgtgcaccactaaaaaaaaaacagactcgCCTTGTCACTTTGTCACTCCAAATCATGAACCGTGCACTACCCAGACACAAACTTGCAGGCTCTGTGCTTCCCCACCTCTGACGATATCACTGAGTGCAATGCAAATTCAATCGGAGAGTCCTGTATCCCCAACTGTGACTCAAGACCCTCCCACCACCCAAATAACTACTGTGCCTTACTGTTCCTCTGACCCACCTACAAGTGCACCAAAACAGACCCCGGAACACTGCGCTAAACCACCTTCCTCCTCTCCAACCAAACCAGTTTGCACCACCCCACCTCCACCCATAGCACTGCCCATTCCTTGCTCCACTTCTGCATTTACTGTTGTCCAACACCCTATCCCCTATTATACCGTTGTGTCGCCACCAACAACCCCCAGCACAGCTGTTGTCTGCTCCAGTCCTTCCTCAACTGCACCATCATGCACCACCCAAATCTGCACCTCCCCTATCTCAAACATAGTATCATCAGCTCCCCTAACCTCTTCCACCCCTACAGCGACTGTAACCCCCAATATAACTCCCTTTGACCCCATTAGCCATCCAACCACTGCCCCAAACGTAACACATCAGCCACCACACAATGCATCAAATGCTACACCTCCTACAAATTTAACACCATGCACATTTGTAACTCAAACTGCCCTGTCATGCACCTCCATATCATATTACTCTACTACACATTCGGTTAGTCACCATGCCCCTCACCCTAATTCTGCAACACCTTCTTATGCCACTCTCATACAAACTGTGTCTCATTGCAACATTCCATGTCAAGCTCTGCAAAATACCTCTTCTTCCATCACAGGCATAACCCCCTACTCCTCTCCAGTCCCCAAATTAAAATCTTGCACTTCTCCGCCtccacttgtgaaaacatatgCACCCAATCTTCCTAATGCACAACAATGTGCTACACCAACTAAAGCTGTTCCTCTTTATTCTTCCACATTTCGTGCTGCACCACCTTATACGCCCCCCTCTCAGGCGCCCTACAACGCTCAGGATAAGAGGGGCATTCGACTTCCACCTCCTCCCCCGCCACCTCCACCTTACACTCCACGCAAAAAGGGAAGTGATCCACCAGGTCATGTAATCCGAACACCCATGCTCAGGGCAGACGGCATGGCCAACAACAAAGATAAAGatgggaaaaatgaaaaaaaagaagatataaaaTGCACAGACTCACCCAAGCTCTGTGAGAGAGCCAGCTCTCTGAAGCACAGAGCTCAAACTCCGCCAGTTGCTgtgatgaagggagagaagcagtcctcctcatcctcctcctctcctgccAAGGCCTGTTTTAAGTCCAGCTGTCTCAGCTCAGCCCAGGCTCAGCTTGGGGCACTACACAAAATGCTCTGCTCAGGACCCAATGCCAGGCCCAACACCCCCAACAGCCAACATCCTCTCCCTCCAAACCAGCAGGGTTGCTCTGGAGCTAGGGGCTGCTGTGCTTCTGGTGAGCGGTCTACAGCTGGGCCCCTGACTGCCACCCAGGCTGACACACTAAGACAGGTCCAGGAAATTCTGGGAGGGTTGGTGTCTGGAGCCAGGTGTAAACTGGACCCATCCCGGGTAACAGAAAAGCTCCTGGGTCCAAATGGACCCCTGCATGACATCCGTAACCTGCAGACTCAGCTCCACAGCCTGGAGGGGGTACTGGAGACTAGCCAGAACACCATTAAGGTCCTGCTGGATGTCATTCAAGACCTTGAGAAGAAGGAAGCTGAGAGAGACGG AAGACATTCATACAGGACCGGACAGGACATTGAAAACTGTGGGACCTGCAGGGACTGTGCCTGCATCATCTACAG TGTAGAGCATGACTTTCGTCTGCAGGAAGGGCAAGTGGTACGGACATGGAAGGTGGGTGACCCTCCTGAGGGATCGCCTCAGACTCCCACTCCCCAGCACTCTGAACCCCACCAACAAGACTCCCCCCAGCCAGTGCGACCGCCTGCCACCAACAAGAAGAACAGGAAGAAATGTTTCTGGTTCCTCTGA